From one Nonomuraea polychroma genomic stretch:
- the speB gene encoding agmatinase, whose translation MNIGPVDSSRVPRFAGPATFARLPRLDQVERADVAVVGVPFDAGVSYRPGARFGPAAVREASRLLRPYHPALDVSPFERVQVADAGDIAANPFDIPSAIEAVEEAAGALDAKLVTIGGDHTIALPLLRAAARKHGPVALLHFDAHLDTWDTYFGAEYTHGTPFRRAVEEGLVDTEALSHVGIRGPLYGKKDLEDDRRLGFGILTAADVLRRGLDEVVDVLRQRVGDRPLYVSVDIDVLDPAHAPGTGTPEAGGLTSRELLEILRGLAGLDLVGADVVEVAPAYDHAEITSIAASHVAYDLVSLLAMQEKKQT comes from the coding sequence ATGAATATCGGCCCCGTCGACTCCTCGCGGGTCCCGCGTTTCGCGGGGCCCGCCACCTTTGCTCGCCTGCCCCGCCTCGACCAGGTGGAGCGGGCCGATGTCGCCGTCGTGGGGGTGCCCTTCGACGCCGGCGTGTCGTACCGGCCGGGTGCGAGGTTCGGGCCGGCCGCCGTCAGGGAGGCGTCCCGGCTGCTGCGGCCCTACCACCCGGCGCTCGACGTCTCGCCGTTCGAGCGGGTGCAGGTCGCCGACGCCGGGGACATCGCGGCCAATCCGTTCGACATCCCCTCCGCCATCGAGGCCGTCGAAGAGGCCGCGGGGGCGCTCGACGCGAAGCTCGTCACCATCGGCGGAGATCACACGATCGCGCTGCCGCTGCTGCGGGCCGCCGCCAGGAAGCACGGTCCCGTCGCGTTGCTGCACTTCGACGCGCATCTCGACACGTGGGACACCTACTTCGGGGCCGAGTACACGCATGGGACGCCGTTCCGGCGGGCCGTGGAGGAAGGGCTGGTCGACACCGAGGCCCTCAGCCACGTCGGGATCCGGGGGCCGTTGTACGGCAAGAAGGATCTCGAGGATGACCGGCGGCTCGGGTTCGGGATCCTGACCGCGGCCGATGTGCTGCGGCGCGGGCTGGACGAGGTGGTCGACGTGCTGCGGCAGCGGGTCGGGGATCGGCCGCTGTACGTGTCCGTCGACATCGACGTGCTCGATCCCGCGCACGCCCCCGGCACCGGGACGCCGGAGGCGGGCGGGCTCACCAGCCGGGAATTGCTGGAGATCCTGCGCGGCCTGGCCGGGCTCGACCTGGTCGGGGCCGACGTGGTCGAGGTGGCGCCGGCCTACGACCATGCGGAGATCACCTCCATAGCCGCCTCCCACGTGGCGTACGACCTCGTCAGCTTGCTAGCGATGCAGGAGAAGAAGCAGACATGA
- a CDS encoding ABC transporter ATP-binding protein, which yields MAAIELRGLTKVYPGGVKALDALDLAIPDGEFFALLGPSGCGKTTLLRTIAGLETATGGSVVIGERDVTGVQPGGRDVAMVFQDYALFPHMDVTDNIAYPLRIKKVAKAARRDKAVEVAARLGLEQLMDRRPGQLSGGQQQRVALARVMATQAQAFLFDEPLSNLDARLRLEARTFLKKLQRELGVTTVFVTHDQAEALAMADRMAVMESGHIRQIGTPAEVFQRPANTFVAGFIGSTPMNLLNGAVRGDTLDVAGCKVAVPVSAEGRLSDGEKIVYGVRPEYMSYSAEPAEGALGGKVAIVENLGASHLVTLDVADVIVQAVVPEGSEPALGDDGYAVPRRDRALVYRDGELV from the coding sequence ATGGCCGCCATCGAACTACGCGGGCTGACCAAGGTCTATCCCGGCGGAGTGAAAGCCCTCGACGCGCTCGACCTCGCCATCCCGGACGGCGAGTTCTTCGCCCTGCTCGGCCCCTCCGGCTGCGGCAAGACCACGTTGCTGCGCACGATCGCCGGGCTGGAGACCGCCACCGGCGGCTCGGTGGTCATCGGCGAGCGTGACGTGACCGGCGTGCAGCCGGGCGGCCGGGACGTCGCGATGGTCTTCCAGGACTACGCCTTGTTCCCGCACATGGACGTCACGGACAACATCGCCTACCCACTGCGCATCAAGAAGGTCGCCAAGGCGGCGCGCCGCGACAAGGCCGTCGAGGTGGCGGCGCGGCTCGGCCTCGAACAGCTCATGGACCGGCGTCCCGGCCAGCTGTCCGGCGGGCAGCAGCAGCGGGTCGCGCTGGCGCGCGTGATGGCCACGCAGGCGCAGGCGTTCCTCTTCGACGAGCCGCTGTCCAACCTGGACGCCAGGCTGCGGCTGGAGGCGCGGACGTTCCTCAAGAAACTCCAGCGGGAGCTGGGCGTCACCACCGTTTTCGTCACCCACGACCAGGCCGAGGCGCTGGCCATGGCCGATCGGATGGCGGTGATGGAGTCCGGGCACATCCGGCAGATCGGCACGCCGGCCGAGGTGTTCCAGCGGCCCGCCAACACGTTCGTGGCCGGGTTCATCGGCTCCACGCCGATGAACCTGCTGAACGGCGCCGTGAGAGGTGACACGCTGGACGTGGCAGGGTGCAAGGTGGCGGTACCGGTCTCGGCCGAGGGACGGCTGAGCGACGGGGAGAAGATTGTGTACGGCGTGCGACCCGAGTACATGTCCTACTCGGCCGAACCGGCGGAGGGGGCGCTCGGCGGGAAGGTGGCCATCGTGGAGAACCTCGGCGCCTCCCACCTGGTGACCCTCGACGTCGCCGACGTGATCGTGCAGGCCGTCGTGCCCGAGGGCAGCGAGCCGGCGCTGGGCGACGACGGCTACGCCGTTCCCCGGCGGGACCGGGCGCTCGTCTACCGGGACGGAGAGCTCGTATGA
- a CDS encoding CehA/McbA family metallohydrolase — MGGFSVGRGHWSLDDRLERTLREVPFEVPAGTAAVTVRLSYDRSQGVIDLGCGSPGGFRGWSGGARDEYTITADWATPGYLPGAVEAGTWHVWLRLHRIPLHGLDYTLEITSGAVAPAEPVVEEPPHGERPPRRDIPDIEGMRWFAGDFHAHTLHSDGNLTIAELAELAHGRGLDFLAVTDHNTVSHHPWLAKIDREITLIPGQEVTTDRGHANVFGDVGWVDFRQPADAWVEHAERAGGLISVNHPLGGDCAWLLPISWRPRLAEVWSSGWWDRRWGAPLAWADAWRDDVIAIGGSDFHRHGSDGLPGAPTTWVLAEDTSTVLDGVRAGRTAVSAGPDAPLLLRLGDELLALDASGLVLVRPDGARQLIRDDRALVPAGVGRHRLETHENEVMALCE; from the coding sequence ATGGGCGGTTTTTCTGTTGGGCGGGGCCATTGGAGCCTGGACGATCGGCTGGAGCGGACGCTGCGGGAGGTGCCGTTCGAGGTGCCCGCGGGGACCGCGGCGGTGACGGTGCGGCTGTCCTACGACCGGTCGCAGGGCGTGATCGACCTCGGATGCGGCTCGCCTGGCGGGTTCCGCGGCTGGTCGGGCGGGGCGCGTGACGAGTACACGATCACCGCCGACTGGGCGACGCCCGGTTACCTGCCCGGTGCCGTGGAGGCCGGGACCTGGCACGTGTGGTTGCGGCTGCACCGGATCCCGCTCCATGGGCTCGACTACACGCTGGAGATCACCTCCGGCGCCGTGGCCCCGGCGGAGCCGGTCGTCGAGGAGCCGCCGCACGGAGAGCGGCCGCCGCGTCGGGATATTCCGGATATCGAGGGCATGCGGTGGTTCGCCGGGGACTTCCACGCCCACACCCTGCACAGCGACGGCAACCTGACCATCGCCGAGCTGGCCGAGCTGGCCCACGGCCGAGGGCTCGACTTCCTGGCCGTCACCGACCACAACACCGTCAGCCACCACCCCTGGCTCGCCAAGATCGACCGGGAGATCACGCTCATCCCGGGCCAGGAGGTCACCACCGACCGCGGCCACGCGAACGTGTTCGGCGACGTCGGCTGGGTGGACTTCCGGCAGCCCGCCGACGCCTGGGTCGAGCATGCCGAGCGCGCGGGCGGCCTGATCTCCGTCAATCACCCGCTCGGCGGCGACTGCGCCTGGCTGCTGCCGATCAGCTGGCGGCCCCGGCTCGCCGAGGTGTGGAGCTCGGGCTGGTGGGACCGGCGCTGGGGCGCGCCGCTGGCCTGGGCGGACGCCTGGCGCGACGACGTGATCGCGATCGGCGGCAGCGACTTCCACCGCCACGGCTCCGACGGCCTGCCGGGCGCGCCCACGACCTGGGTGCTGGCCGAGGACACGAGCACGGTGCTGGACGGCGTACGGGCCGGACGCACCGCCGTCTCGGCGGGTCCCGACGCGCCGCTGCTGCTCAGGCTGGGCGACGAGCTGCTGGCGCTGGACGCGAGCGGCCTGGTCCTGGTGCGTCCGGACGGCGCCAGGCAGCTGATCCGCGACGATCGGGCGCTGGTCCCCGCAGGTGTAGGGCGGCACCGGTTGGAAACCCACGAGAACGAGGTGATGGCGCTGTGCGAGTGA
- a CDS encoding glycoside hydrolase family 38 C-terminal domain-containing protein, with protein sequence MEIVVVPHTHWDREWYEPFQRFRLRLVALLDEVLDTMEREPGYHFTLDGQLACVDDYLEVRPENRDRIAALVESGRLAIGPWQILLDEFLCSGENIVRNLELGMDRADKLGGAMPVGYLPDMFGHAAQMPQILRKAGLLHACVYRGVPSSVTTDAFAWVAPDGTALRTQYLPAGGYGNGAHLFYDMDGLAGRAAEFVKTMRAWHGPEGDLLAMYGTDHSAPVRGLPEMVKAIGARMDTLYGYIGAYSGEVEGLPRVHGELRSHARANILPGVISIRPHVKQAMGRAERMVERYAEPLAALWGGEWPGRFLDMAWWRLVDASGHDSVTGCGVDETAQQVAARIAEAEHLGQAVRDMVTARLAAAVPSDGVLVVNPTPDVRSGIVIVDVAGTDPLVDASGEPVPTQPLEYAPTLLLDAEMDPATALTFVHGTELYGQHITGWAVEDGTLTFTVARETSVVFDVAGLRREALDGVTRVRIVAEPRRTVAAMVEVPPLGHTSLRPRPHGQVFYPPVPSGGLPNVQHHATCWMGSDSATLPVRGDEEVLDNGLLRVTINRDGTLTLVGQDGTTVSGAGRIVDGGDVGDTYNHAPPAADLIVSEPSSVEVEMVWSGPLVAVADVRRTYTWPAAGDALDGAPEVPALSRASRTEEIAVTTRVELRAGEPFVRLHISFDNRCDDHRVRLHIPLPAPAAESYAEGQFAVVTRGLTAEGGCGETPLPTFPASSWVAAGGVAALLEHVTEYELVDGELALTLLRSVGYLSRNRNALRPEPAGPQLPTPAAQSRGVRSVSLALMPYESSWGEVVPQAEAFRHDLLVVPGLGDRALPLPTPASGLSVTGEGVVMTSLRMRDDWRELRVVALTPDDTEAVISGHLLRARHADLRGRPGESLEVTDGVVRLPLKGWEIATIQVR encoded by the coding sequence ATGGAGATCGTCGTCGTACCTCACACGCACTGGGACCGGGAGTGGTACGAGCCGTTCCAGCGTTTCCGGCTGCGCCTGGTGGCGCTGCTGGACGAGGTGCTCGACACGATGGAGCGCGAGCCCGGCTACCACTTCACCCTCGACGGGCAGCTCGCCTGCGTGGACGACTACCTGGAGGTGCGGCCGGAGAACCGCGACCGCATCGCCGCGCTGGTCGAGTCGGGGCGGCTGGCGATCGGGCCGTGGCAGATCCTCCTGGACGAGTTCCTGTGCTCGGGCGAGAACATCGTCCGCAACCTGGAGCTCGGCATGGACCGGGCCGACAAGCTCGGCGGGGCGATGCCCGTGGGATACCTGCCCGACATGTTCGGGCACGCGGCGCAGATGCCGCAGATCCTGCGCAAGGCTGGGCTGCTGCACGCGTGCGTCTACCGTGGCGTGCCGTCCTCCGTCACCACCGACGCCTTCGCCTGGGTCGCCCCCGACGGCACGGCGCTGCGGACCCAATACCTGCCGGCGGGCGGGTACGGCAACGGCGCCCACCTCTTCTACGACATGGACGGGCTGGCCGGGCGGGCGGCCGAGTTCGTCAAGACGATGCGTGCCTGGCATGGCCCCGAAGGGGACCTGCTGGCCATGTACGGCACCGACCACTCCGCCCCCGTGCGCGGCCTGCCCGAGATGGTGAAGGCGATCGGCGCCCGCATGGACACCTTGTACGGATATATCGGGGCCTATTCCGGCGAAGTCGAAGGGCTGCCGCGCGTGCATGGGGAGCTGCGCTCCCATGCCCGGGCCAACATCCTCCCCGGCGTCATCTCCATCCGCCCCCACGTCAAGCAGGCCATGGGCCGCGCCGAACGTATGGTCGAGCGCTACGCCGAGCCGCTGGCCGCGCTCTGGGGCGGCGAGTGGCCCGGGCGCTTCCTCGACATGGCATGGTGGCGGCTGGTGGACGCCAGCGGGCACGACTCGGTGACCGGCTGCGGCGTGGACGAGACCGCTCAGCAGGTGGCCGCCCGCATCGCCGAGGCCGAACATCTCGGGCAGGCCGTTCGCGACATGGTGACCGCCCGGCTGGCGGCCGCCGTGCCGTCGGACGGGGTGCTCGTCGTCAACCCCACGCCCGATGTGCGCAGCGGCATCGTGATCGTGGACGTGGCCGGGACCGACCCGCTCGTGGACGCCTCGGGCGAGCCGGTGCCGACGCAGCCGCTGGAGTACGCGCCCACGCTGCTGCTCGACGCGGAAATGGACCCCGCCACGGCGCTGACGTTCGTCCACGGGACAGAGCTCTACGGGCAGCACATCACCGGCTGGGCGGTCGAGGACGGCACGCTGACGTTCACGGTGGCACGCGAGACCTCGGTCGTCTTCGACGTGGCCGGCCTGCGCCGCGAAGCGCTCGACGGTGTGACCCGCGTGCGCATCGTCGCCGAGCCCCGGCGTACGGTCGCCGCCATGGTGGAGGTCCCGCCCCTGGGCCACACCAGCCTGCGGCCCCGCCCGCACGGCCAGGTGTTCTACCCGCCGGTGCCGTCCGGCGGGCTGCCCAACGTCCAGCATCACGCGACGTGCTGGATGGGCTCCGACTCGGCGACCCTGCCGGTGCGGGGGGACGAGGAGGTGCTGGACAACGGGCTGCTCCGGGTCACGATCAACCGCGACGGCACGCTGACGCTGGTCGGCCAGGACGGCACGACCGTATCGGGGGCGGGCCGCATCGTGGACGGCGGCGACGTCGGCGACACTTACAACCACGCGCCTCCGGCGGCGGACCTGATCGTGTCCGAGCCGTCGTCGGTCGAGGTGGAGATGGTCTGGTCGGGGCCGCTGGTGGCGGTGGCGGACGTGCGGCGCACGTACACGTGGCCGGCCGCGGGCGACGCCCTCGACGGCGCGCCGGAGGTCCCTGCTCTGTCGAGGGCCTCCCGCACCGAGGAGATCGCCGTCACGACGCGCGTCGAGCTGCGCGCCGGCGAGCCGTTCGTCCGCCTGCACATCAGCTTCGACAACCGCTGCGACGACCACCGGGTCCGCCTGCACATCCCGCTCCCCGCACCTGCCGCGGAGTCGTACGCCGAAGGCCAGTTCGCGGTCGTCACCCGCGGCCTGACCGCCGAGGGCGGCTGCGGTGAGACGCCCCTGCCGACCTTCCCCGCCTCGTCATGGGTGGCGGCCGGCGGGGTGGCGGCGCTGCTGGAGCACGTCACGGAGTACGAGCTGGTGGACGGGGAGCTGGCACTGACCCTGTTGCGCTCGGTCGGCTACCTGTCCCGCAACCGCAACGCCCTCCGCCCCGAACCGGCCGGCCCCCAACTGCCGACCCCGGCCGCTCAGTCGCGGGGCGTCCGGTCGGTGAGCCTGGCGCTGATGCCGTACGAGTCGTCCTGGGGCGAGGTGGTGCCGCAGGCGGAAGCCTTCCGTCACGATCTGCTGGTGGTGCCGGGGCTCGGGGATCGTGCTCTTCCGCTGCCCACACCGGCCTCCGGGCTGTCGGTGACGGGGGAGGGCGTGGTGATGACCTCGCTCAGGATGCGTGACGACTGGCGGGAGCTCCGCGTGGTCGCCCTGACCCCGGACGACACGGAAGCCGTGATCTCCGGCCACCTCCTGCGGGCACGGCACGCCGATCTGCGCGGCCGGCCGGGCGAGTCTCTGGAGGTCACGGACGGGGTGGTGCGGCTGCCCTTGAAGGGCTGGGAGATCGCGACCATCCAGGTTCGGTAA
- a CDS encoding Gfo/Idh/MocA family protein, giving the protein MRIALLGCGAVTQAVYVPLLSRRRDLFEVTAVCDLSPTLAAAVGDRLGAARRYTTLEDMLAAGGFDAVLVLASGSHGEAVRRSLAAGHAVFCEKPLALTRAEVAALPEGRLMVGYMKQYDPAVRRAEELLAELGGPGVIRAVEVTVLHPSGESQLAFANLTQARDVDAGLLASLRAAESTLVSQAVGDSPAVQSLYGVALGSICHDLSLLRRFTGSPHEISYVEAWGPAPGSIEISGPLPVQGRFSIRWHYLEDYPAYRETVAIHHDLGTLELVFPTPYLMNAPTTLTVVSGGESRTEWRDVTEAFEVQLAAFHAFVNDGKPPLTDVGGALEDIVTAQRIAARYAVQHDLPVGGEAA; this is encoded by the coding sequence GTGAGAATCGCTCTGCTCGGGTGCGGCGCGGTGACGCAGGCGGTGTACGTGCCGCTGCTGTCCAGGCGCCGCGACCTGTTCGAAGTGACGGCCGTCTGCGACCTGTCGCCTACGCTCGCCGCCGCCGTCGGGGACCGGCTCGGCGCCGCCCGCCGGTACACGACGCTGGAGGACATGCTCGCCGCCGGCGGCTTCGACGCCGTGCTCGTGCTGGCCTCCGGGTCCCACGGCGAGGCGGTGCGCCGGTCACTGGCCGCCGGTCACGCCGTGTTCTGCGAGAAGCCGCTGGCGCTGACCAGGGCCGAGGTGGCGGCGCTGCCCGAGGGGCGGTTGATGGTCGGCTACATGAAGCAGTACGACCCCGCGGTGCGCCGCGCGGAGGAGCTCCTGGCCGAGCTGGGCGGGCCCGGCGTGATCCGGGCGGTCGAGGTGACGGTGCTGCATCCGAGCGGGGAGTCGCAGCTGGCGTTCGCGAACCTGACGCAGGCGCGTGACGTGGACGCCGGGCTGCTGGCCTCGCTGCGGGCCGCCGAGAGCACGCTCGTGTCGCAGGCGGTGGGGGACTCGCCGGCGGTGCAGAGTCTGTACGGGGTGGCACTCGGCTCGATATGTCACGACTTGTCGCTCTTGAGGCGCTTTACCGGGTCGCCGCATGAGATCTCGTACGTCGAGGCCTGGGGCCCCGCGCCCGGCTCCATCGAGATCTCCGGCCCCTTGCCGGTCCAGGGCAGGTTCTCCATCCGCTGGCACTACCTGGAGGATTACCCGGCCTACCGCGAGACCGTGGCCATCCACCACGACCTGGGCACGCTGGAGCTGGTCTTCCCCACGCCCTACCTGATGAACGCGCCGACGACGCTCACCGTGGTGTCCGGCGGCGAGAGCCGGACCGAATGGCGGGACGTGACCGAGGCGTTCGAGGTGCAGCTGGCCGCCTTCCATGCTTTCGTGAACGATGGCAAGCCGCCGCTCACCGACGTAGGCGGCGCTCTGGAGGACATCGTGACGGCCCAGCGGATCGCCGCCCGCTACGCCGTACAACATGATCTGCCCGTGGGAGGGGAGGCCGCGTGA
- a CDS encoding carbohydrate ABC transporter permease: MAQATSSPPDIIDEQAPARRSYNSDAAGLGRLRAGMFVAPALLLIAAFLVFPALWVLYLGLTNYRLTGIAAAEPQFVGPANFLDAVSNPVFWDSTWLTVQFVLGSAVIGQVGLGFTIAWLLRDRRGPLKRLVEGLVILAWILPSAVVSFLWVALLDRDGGTLNALLGLPGFAWLLDHPMLSIIIFNTWRGTAFSMMLYGAALGNVPPSHLESARLAGASGWQQLRDVVFPHIRGHILTNLLLISLWTFNDFTPFLITAGGPDGRSEILAVHVYKVALQSGELGYGAAVSTVILLINLVVAVFYLRLLRSKK, translated from the coding sequence GTGGCGCAGGCAACATCATCGCCCCCTGACATCATCGACGAGCAGGCCCCCGCCCGCCGCTCCTACAACTCGGACGCGGCGGGCCTGGGCCGGCTGCGGGCCGGGATGTTCGTGGCCCCCGCGCTGCTGCTCATCGCGGCCTTCCTCGTGTTCCCCGCGCTCTGGGTGCTCTACCTGGGGCTGACCAACTACCGGCTGACCGGGATCGCCGCGGCCGAGCCGCAGTTCGTGGGGCCGGCCAACTTCCTCGACGCGGTCTCCAACCCGGTCTTCTGGGACTCCACGTGGCTGACGGTGCAGTTCGTGCTGGGCTCGGCCGTCATCGGGCAGGTAGGGCTCGGTTTCACCATCGCCTGGCTGCTGCGTGACCGGCGAGGTCCGCTGAAGCGGCTGGTCGAGGGCCTGGTCATCCTGGCCTGGATCCTGCCGAGCGCGGTGGTGTCGTTCCTGTGGGTGGCGCTGCTCGACCGCGACGGCGGCACGCTCAACGCGCTGCTCGGCCTGCCCGGCTTCGCCTGGCTGCTCGACCACCCGATGTTGTCGATCATCATCTTCAACACATGGCGCGGCACCGCCTTCTCGATGATGTTGTACGGCGCCGCGCTCGGCAACGTGCCGCCCTCGCACCTGGAGAGCGCCCGCCTGGCCGGGGCCTCCGGCTGGCAGCAGCTCAGGGACGTGGTGTTCCCGCACATCAGAGGCCACATCCTGACGAACCTGCTGCTGATCAGCCTGTGGACGTTCAACGACTTCACGCCCTTCCTGATCACGGCGGGCGGGCCGGACGGGCGGTCGGAGATCCTGGCGGTGCACGTGTACAAGGTCGCGCTCCAGAGCGGCGAGCTGGGTTACGGGGCGGCGGTCTCCACGGTCATCCTGCTGATCAACCTGGTGGTGGCGGTGTTCTACCTGCGGTTGCTGCGGAGCAAGAAATGA
- a CDS encoding sugar phosphate isomerase/epimerase family protein has product MSFGVFELSDAPPPLSPDEMVRALSDAGYEGIDSGPIGYLGTGSELTDRLAGSGLLLAGGWVDLRYGDAEAYARGLPALEAALDVFAAAPPAPEGLGPRPTLACSGTPERFARPGGSVPGLPPSEWPAYAARVQEAANRCRDRGFEPAFHHHLGTYVETPEDVERLLELTDVQLCLDTGHLLLAGGDPVAALRAWAGRVGHVHIKDGDTKILAQALSDGADLRELMGRGGFAPLGEGELDLPAVVRTLDEIGYAGWIVIEQDTLPGRRTVDSNIADQAANRRKLEELGL; this is encoded by the coding sequence GTGAGCTTCGGAGTGTTCGAGCTGTCCGACGCGCCGCCGCCGCTCAGCCCCGACGAGATGGTGCGCGCGTTGTCCGATGCCGGGTACGAGGGCATCGACTCCGGGCCGATCGGTTACTTGGGCACCGGCTCGGAGCTGACCGATCGGCTGGCCGGGAGCGGATTGTTGCTCGCGGGCGGCTGGGTGGACCTGCGCTACGGCGACGCCGAGGCGTACGCGCGGGGCCTGCCCGCGCTGGAGGCCGCGCTGGACGTCTTCGCCGCCGCGCCGCCGGCGCCCGAGGGGCTGGGGCCGCGGCCCACGCTGGCCTGCTCGGGCACGCCGGAGCGGTTCGCCCGCCCCGGCGGGAGCGTTCCAGGGTTGCCGCCGTCCGAGTGGCCCGCCTACGCCGCCCGCGTGCAGGAGGCCGCGAACCGCTGCCGCGACCGCGGTTTCGAGCCCGCCTTCCATCACCACCTCGGCACGTACGTGGAGACTCCCGAGGACGTCGAGCGGCTCTTGGAGCTGACCGACGTGCAGCTCTGCCTCGACACCGGGCACCTGCTGCTCGCCGGGGGAGACCCGGTGGCGGCGCTGCGCGCGTGGGCCGGCCGCGTGGGGCACGTGCACATCAAGGACGGCGACACCAAGATCCTTGCCCAGGCCCTGTCCGACGGGGCCGACCTGCGCGAGCTCATGGGCCGCGGCGGGTTCGCCCCGCTCGGCGAGGGCGAGCTGGACCTGCCTGCCGTGGTGCGCACGCTCGACGAGATCGGCTACGCGGGGTGGATCGTCATCGAGCAGGACACGCTGCCCGGCCGCCGCACCGTCGACAGCAACATCGCCGACCAGGCCGCCAACCGCCGCAAGCTGGAGGAGCTGGGACTGTGA
- a CDS encoding carbohydrate ABC transporter permease produces MTARFVAGRIGFYTLIAVLLAFFTIPLLWLATAPFTSDPTYEVAVPDFTWENFQAVVEHPYALPSLYNSLVLSVGTAVLVVAMAALAAYALSRVRMPGRDALLYALLLLSSIITGTAAMVPLFQLAVELNLIDSQLGLILILTGGLLPAAIFMLKDFMDSTPKSYEESARVFGASPLQIVRHVVVPLVRPGLATIAVWAVANVWGNFLMPYLLLSDVEKQPAAVITYTLYTEGGQANLRMLSTFGLLYSVPVVLMYLFVSKKYGFRFHGGIKR; encoded by the coding sequence ATGACGGCGCGGTTCGTGGCCGGCCGGATCGGCTTCTACACGCTGATCGCGGTGCTCCTGGCGTTCTTCACGATCCCGTTGCTCTGGCTGGCGACCGCGCCGTTCACCTCCGACCCGACATATGAGGTGGCGGTGCCCGACTTCACCTGGGAGAACTTCCAGGCGGTCGTGGAGCATCCGTACGCGCTGCCGTCCCTGTACAACTCGCTGGTGTTGTCGGTCGGCACGGCGGTGCTGGTGGTGGCGATGGCGGCGCTGGCGGCGTACGCGCTGAGCCGGGTGCGCATGCCGGGGCGCGACGCGCTGCTGTACGCGTTGTTGCTGCTGTCGTCGATCATCACGGGGACGGCGGCCATGGTGCCACTGTTCCAGCTGGCGGTGGAGCTCAACCTCATCGACTCGCAGCTCGGCCTGATCCTCATCCTGACGGGCGGGCTGCTGCCGGCGGCGATCTTCATGCTGAAGGACTTCATGGACTCGACGCCGAAGTCCTATGAGGAGTCGGCGCGGGTGTTCGGGGCGTCGCCGCTGCAGATCGTGCGGCACGTGGTGGTGCCGCTGGTACGGCCGGGGCTGGCGACCATCGCGGTCTGGGCCGTGGCCAACGTGTGGGGAAATTTCCTGATGCCCTACCTGTTGCTGAGCGACGTCGAGAAGCAGCCGGCGGCCGTGATCACGTACACGCTCTACACCGAGGGCGGCCAGGCCAACCTGCGGATGTTGTCCACGTTCGGGCTGCTGTACTCGGTCCCCGTGGTGCTCATGTACCTGTTCGTCAGCAAGAAATACGGCTTCCGCTTCCATGGAGGGATCAAGCGTTAA